The following are from one region of the Salvia splendens isolate huo1 chromosome 2, SspV2, whole genome shotgun sequence genome:
- the LOC121792475 gene encoding rop guanine nucleotide exchange factor 7-like isoform X2: MMRERFSKLLLGEDMSGRGNGASTASAISNAITNLCATLFGQVWRLEPLQLDKKLMWRREMEWMLSVSDHIVEFIPSWQTFPNGSKLEVMTTRPRSDLSINLPALRKLDNMLLEILETFEDSEFWYVDQGVVSPTVEGSLCSIREPLPHQQDKWWLPVPRVPPGGISEDGRKLLQHRRDCTNQILKAAMAINSATIAEMDIPDSYLESLPKNGRVSLGARIHRYINSDQFLPECLLDCLHLSTDHHALEIANRVEATLLVWRRRNTSKNSSHGSTNKTRWEMVKDFVGDGDKWEVLADRAESLLICLRQRFPTLPQTTLDMSKIQYNKDVGKSILESYSRVLESLAFNIVARIDDLLLVDDLSKQSDQLVAFPKIGTISSPYRTALSTPSFSPYIESSKHHLHGFGLKRIQGTDCVSVDGKGKILGRNMLTSVAMDMLEYESLET, translated from the exons ATGATGAGAGAGAGATTCTCCAAACTGCTGCTTGGTGAAGACATGTCTGGTCGTGGGAATGGTGCTTCCACTGCTTCGGCTATCTCCAATGCTATTACTAATCTTTGTG CTACTCTTTTTGGACAAGTTTGGAGGTTGGAGCCTCTGCAGCTCGATAAGAAACTAATGTGGAGAAGGGAGATGGAATGGATGCTCTCCGTTAGCGATCACATTGTCGAATTCATACCTTCTTGGCAGACATTCCCCAATGGAAGTAAACTCGAG GTCATGACAACCAGACCGCGATCAGATCTAAGCATTAACCTCCCTGCTCTGCGCAAGTTAGACAACATGCTTCTT GAAATCTTGGAAACATTTGAAGATTCCGAGTTCTGGTATGTCGATCAAGGGGTAGTATCTCCAACTGTTGAAGGTTCATTGTGCTCCATCCGTGAACCCCTCCCCCATCAACAAGACAAATGGTGGCTTCCTGTGCCTCGTGTCCCTCCCGGTGGCATCAGTGAGGACGGAAGGAAGTTGCTGCAGCATAGGCGTGACTGCACGAACCAAATACTCAAAGCTGCAATGGCTATCAACAGTGCGACTATCGCAGAAATGGACATCCCCGATTCATATCTAGAATCTCTCCCAAAG AACGGGAGGGTGAGTTTGGGAGCTCGTATTCATAGATATATAAACTCTGACCAATTCTTGCCTGAGTGCTTGCTCGACTGCCTCCATCTGTCCACTGATCATCACGCTCTCGAGATTGCCAACAGAGTGGAGGCCACATTGCTTGTGTGGAGGCGAAGAAACACCTCAAAAAATTCCTCACATGGCAGTACAAACAAGACTCGTTGGGAAATGGTCAAGGATTTCGTGGGTGATGGAGACAAATGGGAGGTGCTCGCAGATAGAGCAGAGAGCCTTCTCATCTGCCTGAGGCAACGATTTCCAACTCTACCTCAGACCACCTTAGACATGAGCAAGATCCAATATAACAAG GATGTGGGGAAGTCGATACTAGAGAGCTACTCAAGAGTCCTGGAGAGCTTGGCGTTCAACATTGTGGCGCGTATTGACGACTTGCTCTTGGTGGATGACTTGTCGAAGCAGTCAGATCAGCTGGTGGCGTTCCCAAAGATTGGGACGATCAGCAGCCCGTACAGGACGGCGTTGTCGACTCCTAGCTTCTCGCCGTACATTGAGAGCAGCAAGCATCACCTTCATGGATTCGGGTTGAAGAGGATTCAGGGGACTGATTGTGTGAGTGTGGATGGGAAGGGAAAGATTCTCGGCAGGAATATGCTTACGAGTGTGGCCATGGATATGTTGGAATATGAATCCCTTGAAACTTAA
- the LOC121792475 gene encoding rop guanine nucleotide exchange factor 7-like isoform X1: protein MAALLIQDEIFKRGKEGLCENECTFRENMDSNGESSISSSDFLALGLSCSSSSFQDSSSLPSTSAASEESHKIHVKQRSSLSEFEMMRERFSKLLLGEDMSGRGNGASTASAISNAITNLCATLFGQVWRLEPLQLDKKLMWRREMEWMLSVSDHIVEFIPSWQTFPNGSKLEVMTTRPRSDLSINLPALRKLDNMLLEILETFEDSEFWYVDQGVVSPTVEGSLCSIREPLPHQQDKWWLPVPRVPPGGISEDGRKLLQHRRDCTNQILKAAMAINSATIAEMDIPDSYLESLPKNGRVSLGARIHRYINSDQFLPECLLDCLHLSTDHHALEIANRVEATLLVWRRRNTSKNSSHGSTNKTRWEMVKDFVGDGDKWEVLADRAESLLICLRQRFPTLPQTTLDMSKIQYNKDVGKSILESYSRVLESLAFNIVARIDDLLLVDDLSKQSDQLVAFPKIGTISSPYRTALSTPSFSPYIESSKHHLHGFGLKRIQGTDCVSVDGKGKILGRNMLTSVAMDMLEYESLET, encoded by the exons ATGGCTGCTTTGTTGATTCAAGACGAAATTTTTAAAAGGGGGAAAGAAGGGTTATGTGAGAATGAGTGCACATTTAGAGAAAACATGGATTCGAACGGTGAAAGTAGCATTTCAAGCTCTGATTTTTTGGCCTTGGGGTTGAGTTGTAGTAGCAGCAGTTTTCAAGATTCATCTTCGCTACCTTCAACTTCTGCGGCCTCTGAAGAATCCCACAAAATCCACGTGAAGCAGAGGTCATCTCTATCAG AGTTTGAGATGATGAGAGAGAGATTCTCCAAACTGCTGCTTGGTGAAGACATGTCTGGTCGTGGGAATGGTGCTTCCACTGCTTCGGCTATCTCCAATGCTATTACTAATCTTTGTG CTACTCTTTTTGGACAAGTTTGGAGGTTGGAGCCTCTGCAGCTCGATAAGAAACTAATGTGGAGAAGGGAGATGGAATGGATGCTCTCCGTTAGCGATCACATTGTCGAATTCATACCTTCTTGGCAGACATTCCCCAATGGAAGTAAACTCGAG GTCATGACAACCAGACCGCGATCAGATCTAAGCATTAACCTCCCTGCTCTGCGCAAGTTAGACAACATGCTTCTT GAAATCTTGGAAACATTTGAAGATTCCGAGTTCTGGTATGTCGATCAAGGGGTAGTATCTCCAACTGTTGAAGGTTCATTGTGCTCCATCCGTGAACCCCTCCCCCATCAACAAGACAAATGGTGGCTTCCTGTGCCTCGTGTCCCTCCCGGTGGCATCAGTGAGGACGGAAGGAAGTTGCTGCAGCATAGGCGTGACTGCACGAACCAAATACTCAAAGCTGCAATGGCTATCAACAGTGCGACTATCGCAGAAATGGACATCCCCGATTCATATCTAGAATCTCTCCCAAAG AACGGGAGGGTGAGTTTGGGAGCTCGTATTCATAGATATATAAACTCTGACCAATTCTTGCCTGAGTGCTTGCTCGACTGCCTCCATCTGTCCACTGATCATCACGCTCTCGAGATTGCCAACAGAGTGGAGGCCACATTGCTTGTGTGGAGGCGAAGAAACACCTCAAAAAATTCCTCACATGGCAGTACAAACAAGACTCGTTGGGAAATGGTCAAGGATTTCGTGGGTGATGGAGACAAATGGGAGGTGCTCGCAGATAGAGCAGAGAGCCTTCTCATCTGCCTGAGGCAACGATTTCCAACTCTACCTCAGACCACCTTAGACATGAGCAAGATCCAATATAACAAG GATGTGGGGAAGTCGATACTAGAGAGCTACTCAAGAGTCCTGGAGAGCTTGGCGTTCAACATTGTGGCGCGTATTGACGACTTGCTCTTGGTGGATGACTTGTCGAAGCAGTCAGATCAGCTGGTGGCGTTCCCAAAGATTGGGACGATCAGCAGCCCGTACAGGACGGCGTTGTCGACTCCTAGCTTCTCGCCGTACATTGAGAGCAGCAAGCATCACCTTCATGGATTCGGGTTGAAGAGGATTCAGGGGACTGATTGTGTGAGTGTGGATGGGAAGGGAAAGATTCTCGGCAGGAATATGCTTACGAGTGTGGCCATGGATATGTTGGAATATGAATCCCTTGAAACTTAA
- the LOC121792461 gene encoding serine/threonine-protein kinase ATG1c-like, which translates to MAQPMRRYYAVGDYVVGKQIGAGSFSTVWHARHRVHGTEVAIKEIATARLNSKLQESLKSEIFILKRINHPHIIRLHDMIEEPGKIYIVLEYCKGGDLSMYIQQRQGKVSEATAKHFMQQLAKGLKILRDNNLIHRDLKPQNLLLSTNADNSILKIADFGFARSLQPRGLAETLCGSPLYMAPEIMQLQKYDAKADLWSVGAILFQLVTGKTPFTGCNQIQLLQNIIKSNDLPFPPEAKDLNPYCIDLCTKLLRRNPVERLTFEEFFNHPYLSNTQPIDSFSNRQSRRDLDDFPGRNAEENSQEDCLPFSLDDDSSVPVGSPSPKRSTMRSMYGFSLDSKFEQRDYLNLATRAGSSKNNSGPCKTRITGSNLGSHQLSEGNLKESLKRNDLGTLESHPRVVDSLESIDQDYVIVSGPPLDLSSSGGRASKQGHFPSKTADQPFASGKMKKTSSPMSIGGGARATGRVDDTGNLGSAISAPRTSQGAMDMEQPSSDCMTRIKTLQCCASSITELVNEKAGGGQQLEAFSIQLVILAIWKQTLDICHTYAASASEGSSSQEATRLTEVSNLRHSPDAQECLDIADNLEPHDISSLIERAFLHEVGNAEELAKMIEPGNMEMPDAMELIYQSALALGRRGAVDEYMGDIGNAVVFYSKAARLLQFILVEAPCLILNPPFSLTSSDRYRIKNYIDVLNNRQSISRSQRMALFKAADDGRPCPS; encoded by the exons ATGGCGCAGCCGATGAGGAGGTACTACGCCGTTGGCGATTACGTGGTGGGGAAGCAGATTGGGGCGGGCTCCTTCTCTACGGTGTGGCACGCGCGCCACCGCGTCCACGGCACGGAGGTCGCGATCAAGGAGATCGCCACCGCCAGGTTGAATTCCAAGCTGCAGGAGAGTCTCAAGTCGGAGATTTTCATCCTCAAGAGGATCAATCACCCGCATATTATCCGGTTGCACGATATGATCGAG GAACCTGGGAAGATATACATTGTTTTGGAGTACTGCAAAGGGGGCGACCTTTCAATGTATATTCAACAACGACAAGGAAAAGTGTCTGAAGCAACTGCTAAGCACTTTATGCAGCAACTAG CGAAGGGTCTGAAAATTCTCCGTGACAACAATCTCATTCACCGGGACTTGAAGCCCCAG AATTTACTCCTTTCCACCAATGCTGATAATAGCATCCTGAAGATTGCTGATTTCGGGTTTGCAAG ATCTTTACAACCGAGAGGCCTTGCAGAAACTCTTTGTGGCTCACCTCTTTACATGGCTCCAGAAATAATGCAACTTCAGAAGTATGATGCTAAG GCAGATCTGTGGAGCGTCGGAGCCATTCTTTTTCAACTTGTAACAGGGAAAACCCCATTCACGGGATGTAATCAGATACAG CTGCTACAAAACATCATAAAGTCAAATGATTTGCCATTTCCACCAGAGGCCAAGGATTTGAACCCGTACTGCATAGATTTGTGTACGAAACTGCTTCGGCGTAATCCAG TTGAGCGTTTGACATTTGAAGAATTTTTCAACCATCCGTATCTGTCCAACACGCAGCCAATTGATTCCTTCAG TAATAGGCAATCACGGAGAGACTTAGATGATTTCCCCGGGAGGAATGCAGAAGAAAATTCTCAAGAAGATTGCTTACCATTTAGTCTAGATGATGATTCTAGTGTACCGGTTGGCAGTCCATCTCCTAAGAGGTCAACCATGAGATCCATGTATGGATTTTCTCTTGATTCAAAATTTGAGCAGAGAGATTATTTAAATCTTGCGACCAGAGCAGGTTCTTCCAAGAACAATAGTGGCCCATGCAAAACAAGAATTACAGGCTCCAATCTTGGTAGTCATCAACTTTCAGAAGGAAACTTGAAAGAATCACTTAAAAGGAATGACCTTGGAACACTTGAAAGTCATCCAAGAG TCGTGGATTCACTTGAGTCAATCGACCAGGACTATGTGATTGTGTCAGGTCCTCCACTAGACTTATCTTCTTCGGGAGGACGTGCTTCTAAGCAAGGACATTTCCCCTCTAAAACTGCTGACCAACCTTTTGCTTCTGGAAAAATGAAGAAGACAAGTTCACCAATGTCAATTGGAGGTGGAGCAAGAGCAACTGGTCGTGTTGATGACACCGGGAATCTAGGAAGTGCCATCTCTGCTCCTAGGACTTCACAAGGAGCAATGGATATGGAGCAACCATCAAGTGACTGCATGACACGAATCAAGACATTGCAGTGCTGTGCTTCTTCCATAACTGAATTAGTGAACGAAAAG GCTGGTGGAGGACAGCAACTAGAGGCATTTTCTATCCAGCTTGTAATTCTTGCTATATGGAAGCAAACACTGGATATTTGTCACACTTATGCCGCATCAGCTAGTGAAGGAAGTTCGTCTCAAGAGGCTACAAGATTGACAGAAGTCTCTAACCTCCGACATAGTCCAGATGCCCAAGAATGTCTTGATATTGCTGACAATCTAGAGCCTCATGATATCTCCTCACTGATTGAAAGAGCATTTCTTCATGAAGTTGGGAATGCTGAAGAGCTTGCTAAAATGATAGAGCCTG GAAATATGGAGATGCCAGATGCAATGGAGCTCATATATCAGTCTGCTCTTGCATTAGGCAGACGAGGAGCA GTAGACGAATACATGGGTGACATAGGAAACGCTGTGGTTTTTTATTCAAAGGCAGCTCGTCTCCTACAGTTTATACTTGTGGAAGCACCTTGCCTCATCCTGAATCCTCCATTCTCCCTCACGAGCTCAGATAGGTACCGTATCAAGAATTACATCGACGTTCTGAATAACAGGCAAAGCATCTCACGGTCTCAGAGAATGGCTCTCTTCAAGGCTGCTGATGATGGCCGACCCTGCCCTTCATGA
- the LOC121792469 gene encoding protein NRT1/ PTR FAMILY 5.6-like, whose amino-acid sequence MDEKKKESECAEHDEEKWVYDSSLDYKGRIPLRASTGAWKASLFIIATEFSERLSYFGLAVNLIMYLTKVLHQDLKTAAKSCNYWAGVTTMMPLLGGFVADAYLGRFSTIIASSVIYIMGLLLLTMSRVVPGLRPSTNGVHEVVFFLAIYLVSVGTGGHKPSLESFGADQFDDDHPKERKKKMSFFNWWCFGLCCGLLLGVTVIVYIQDHVGWAVADIILTAVMLSTTAIIWIGRPLYRYRKPMGSPLTPMMQVIVAAFVKRNLPHPSHSDQLYHEVPKSTKNQGSTILLHTKKLRFLDKAAIIENDDVSKANPWRLSAVTKVEEVKLIINMIPIWMTTLPFGICVAQSSTFFVKQSTTLNRTIVADFMIPPASVYGFAAISLVVSISIYDRLLVPFLRRLTSNERGIDILQRIGIGMIFSIATMIVAALVERRRVGIVSSSPAGNSLSMSVFWLAPQYVIIAVGDCFTLVGLQEYFYDQVPDSMRSLGIAFYLSVLGASSFLSSLLITLVDHVTERGGRSWFGKDLNSSRLDYFYWLLAGITAGNLFIYSFIARRYSYKNVTKTTTVAVADCYQATIP is encoded by the exons ATGGatgaaaagaagaaagaaagtgAATGTGCAGAGcatgatgaggagaaatgggtGTATGATTCTTCCCTTGATTATAAAGGAAGAATTCCGCTTCGAGCATCAACTGGTGCATGGAAGGCTTCTCTCTTCATTATAG CAACGGAGTTTAGTGAGAGATTGAGTTATTTCGGTCTAGCCGTAAACTTGATCATGTACCTAACCAAGGTACTTCACCAAGACCTCAAAACAGCAGCTAAGAGCTGTAACTATTGGGCCGGTGTCACCACAATGATGCCCTTACTCGGAGGCTTTGTCGCCGACGCTTACCTCGGCCGATTCTCTACCATCATCGCCTCCTCCGTTATCTATATAATG GGATTACTTTTGTTGACAATGTCAAGAGTGGTCCCTGGTCTCAGGCCGTCCACCAACGGGGTCCATGAAGTCGTTTTCTTTCTCGCAATATATTTGGTATCGGTGGGTACCGGAGGGCATAAGCCCTCATTGGAGAGCTTCGGAGCCGACCAATTCGATGACGATCATCCAAAAGAGAGGAAAAAGAAGATGTCATTTTTCAATTGGTGGTGTTTTGGGCTTTGCTGTGGGCTTTTACTTGGTGTGACCGTCATTGTTTATATTCAAGATCATGTAGGTTGGGCAGTAGCTGATATTATTCTAACGGCGGTGATGCTCTCGACTACGGCCATAATTTGGATAGGGCGGCCGTTGTATCGCTACCGGAAGCCGATGGGAAGCCCATTAACGCCGATGATGCAGGTGATTGTAGCCGCATTTGTTAAGAGGAATCTACCTCATCCATCACATTCCGACCAATTGTATCATGAGGTTCCTAAATCGACTAAGAATCAAGGGAGTACGATTCTTCTTCACACCAAGAAACTAAG GTTTCTGGATAAAGCCGCGATCATCGAAAACGACGATGTTTCGAAGGCAAATCCATGGCGTCTATCAGCCGTAACTAAAGTGGAAGAGGTGAAGCTGATCATCAACATGATCCCAATATGGATGACGACTCTCCCCTTCGGCATTTGCGTAGCCCAATCCTCCACATTCTTTGTCAAGCAGAGCACCACCCTCAACCGCACCATCGTCGCTGATTTCATGATCCCGCCAGCCTCTGTCTACGGCTTCGCTGCCATCAGCCTCGTCGTCTCCATCTCGATCTACGACAGGCTCCTCGTCCCCTTCCTGCGCCGCCTCACCAGTAACGAAAGGGGCATCGACATCCTACAGAGGATCGGCATCGGCATGATCTTCTCCATAGCGACGATGATCGTCGCCGCCTTGGTCGAGAGGAGGCGGGTCGGCATCGTGAGCAGCAGCCCCGCTGGAAATTCACTGTCGATGAGCGTGTTCTGGCTGGCGCCGCAGTATGTTATAATCGCCGTGGGAGATTGCTTCACTCTGGTGGGGTTGCAGGAGTATTTCTATGATCAAGTGCCGGACTCGATGAGGAGTTTAGGGATAGCTTTTTATCTGAGTGTGTTAGGGGCGTCGAGCTTCCTTAGCAGCCTCTTAATAACATTGGTGGATCATGTGACGGAGAGGGGCGGCCGGAGCTGGTTCGGGAAGGACCTAAACAGTAGTCGGCTCGACTATTTCTACTGGCTCCTCGCCGGGATCACAGCCGGGAATCTGTTTATCTATTCCTTTATAGCCCGGAGATATTCCTACAAGAATGTGACCAAAACCACCACCGTCGCCGTTGCTGATTGCTACCAAGCTACTATACCTTAG